A segment of the Candidatus Izimaplasma bacterium HR1 genome:
CTAACACTGATAGCTGCTTCATTGTAATCAACACTATCTAAACTATAACAACCAAAGTCTTCAACTTCATATCCTTTTGCTAGTAAATGTCCTTTAATCTCTTCTTTTAAGACAAATCCACCGTGATCTGAACCTAATGCTATTTTCATAATTTACCTCCTTAAAGTAAGCAAATATTATCAAATACAATTATATCAAAACTTTTTCTAAAAACAACACTTATATATAATAAATAAGAAATATATATAATATAATTTATTAATTAAACTACTTTATATAGACAAACAAATGGAGAAATTAATTAATCTTAATTTCTCCATTTCTTAATGTTCTTTTATTTATACAATCATAGACTGTACTGCTAATGCTATTTAAGTCGATTCCTTTTACTAAATAATCAACTTGTTCAAGGTATTCTAGACAATCATTATATTTTAATATAGCTGGTTCTGTACTTAAGTTCAAACTTGTCACAGCCATTGGCCCAAATTTTTCTAAAATACTTAATGCTATTTTGTCATTAGGAATACGGACTCCTACCGTGTTATATCCGGAAGTAATAAAGTCACCAATGAGTTTATTTTTGGGCATAATTAAAGTTAAAGCTCCTGGCCAATATTTGGTGAATTCTTGACCCAAAGAAAAGTCAGAAACAATTGATTTCACTTGCCCTAAATTAGCACACAAAACAGCTAAAGGCTTCTTACCATCACGTTTTTTTATTTCGTAAATACGTTCTACGCCTTCTAGATTATCTATTTTACAACCAATC
Coding sequences within it:
- the ywlC gene encoding Threonylcarbamoyl-AMP synthase, translating into MEIRVEDLLKKNLKKEVIIFQTDTVYGIGCKIDNLEGVERIYEIKKRDGKKPLAVLCANLGQVKSIVSDFSLGQEFTKYWPGALTLIMPKNKLIGDFITSGYNTVGVRIPNDKIALSILEKFGPMAVTSLNLSTEPAILKYNDCLEYLEQVDYLVKGIDLNSISSTVYDCINKRTLRNGEIKIN